A part of Candidatus Abyssobacteria bacterium SURF_5 genomic DNA contains:
- a CDS encoding ABC transporter ATP-binding protein: MSLLELKQVTASYGLTRILHDVSLRVEAGEIVCLLGSNGAGKSTTMKTILGLVPPQTGSITFQQERIDGLPSSQVVARGISTVPEGRRIFPKLSVEENLQIGGFSRKQALAKLRPELERVYEIFPRLKERRRQSGGTLSGGEQQMLAIGRALMTRPKLLLMDEPSMGLSPVLVDQIFEIIQSINRSGASILLVEQNAQMALSIAARGYVMQTGQIVSSGTGSDLLNSEEIRSAYLGG, from the coding sequence ATGTCTCTGCTTGAATTGAAACAAGTGACTGCGTCATACGGGCTCACCCGAATCCTGCACGATGTGTCCCTGCGCGTCGAAGCCGGCGAGATCGTCTGCCTTCTCGGCAGTAACGGCGCCGGCAAAAGCACCACCATGAAGACGATCCTCGGGCTGGTGCCGCCGCAGACCGGCTCCATCACGTTTCAGCAGGAGCGGATTGACGGATTGCCTTCATCGCAGGTGGTCGCGCGGGGGATATCCACGGTTCCCGAAGGCCGGCGCATTTTCCCGAAGCTCTCGGTCGAGGAGAACCTGCAGATCGGGGGTTTCAGCCGAAAGCAGGCCCTCGCCAAACTGCGCCCCGAGCTCGAACGAGTCTATGAGATTTTCCCGCGACTGAAGGAGCGGCGGCGGCAGTCGGGCGGAACGCTGAGCGGCGGCGAACAACAGATGCTGGCGATCGGGCGCGCGCTGATGACCCGGCCGAAGCTGTTGCTGATGGACGAGCCGTCGATGGGGCTTTCGCCCGTCCTGGTGGACCAGATATTCGAGATCATCCAGTCGATCAATCGAAGCGGCGCCTCGATCCTGCTCGTCGAGCAGAACGCGCAGATGGCGCTCTCGATAGCCGCGCGCGGCTACGTCATGCAGACCGGCCAGATCGTTTCCTCCGGCACCGGCTCGGACCTCCTCAACAGCGAAGAAATCCGTTCCGCCTATTTGGGCGGGTAG
- a CDS encoding ABC transporter ATP-binding protein: MPLLQVCRLSKWFGGLKALDQIDLHVEPNEILSIIGPNGSGKTTLFNLVSGIYQPDEGDILFNPSGRAPANIKKMKPHRVTAVGIARTFQNIRLFANMSVIENVMVGMHCRTRSGPLDAVLQTKRARAEEQNVVEEAKRLLAVFRSQLAPVMNEPAKAIPYAYQKRLEVVRALASRPKLVLLDEPSAGMNPHERREFIDDLKRLRDMGYTLMVIEHDMMMVKGLSDRVIAFDYGRKIAEGSFEEVRANELVIEAYLGKKHVSA; this comes from the coding sequence GTGCCGCTGCTGCAAGTCTGTCGCTTAAGTAAATGGTTCGGCGGGCTGAAGGCGCTCGATCAGATCGACTTGCACGTCGAGCCGAACGAGATTCTCAGCATCATCGGGCCGAACGGATCGGGCAAGACAACGCTGTTCAACCTCGTCTCCGGCATCTATCAGCCCGACGAAGGCGATATCCTGTTCAATCCGTCCGGCCGGGCGCCTGCAAATATCAAGAAGATGAAACCGCACCGGGTGACAGCTGTCGGCATCGCCCGCACGTTTCAGAATATCCGCCTCTTCGCAAACATGTCCGTGATCGAGAACGTCATGGTCGGAATGCACTGCCGCACGCGCTCCGGTCCGCTCGATGCCGTATTGCAAACGAAACGGGCGCGCGCGGAAGAACAAAACGTTGTCGAGGAGGCGAAGCGGTTGCTGGCGGTCTTCCGGTCGCAGCTCGCGCCGGTGATGAACGAGCCGGCAAAAGCGATCCCTTATGCATATCAAAAACGCCTCGAGGTGGTGCGGGCGCTCGCCAGCCGGCCCAAACTGGTGCTGCTCGATGAGCCTTCAGCGGGAATGAATCCGCACGAGCGCAGGGAGTTCATCGACGACTTGAAGCGCCTGCGCGATATGGGATACACGCTGATGGTGATCGAGCACGACATGATGATGGTAAAGGGACTGTCCGACCGGGTGATCGCGTTCGACTACGGCCGCAAAATCGCCGAAGGCTCATTCGAAGAGGTTCGCGCCAACGAACTGGTAATCGAGGCGTACCTCGGGAAAAAACATGTCTCTGCTTGA